A stretch of the Candidatus Latescibacter sp. genome encodes the following:
- a CDS encoding tetratricopeptide repeat protein gives MKSHTLVVAVLAFAFICVSAGYTQQSAEQLFQSGLYKEEIAGELDNAIKIYEMIISKYPGNRSVAAKTQLHIGLCNEKLGNAKARTAYERVVREYADQSEIVAQARVRLAALGGPGASGGLVTRRVLADASGVGGVLTADGKYIRGIDWETGDMVQFEVASGQKSRITNKGSWSETDKSYENQAFSRDGKQIAYTSYTKDWDPQLRIRNLDGSGLRTLYSEKGSYVYPSDWSPDAGSILALRERNKVIELTLISTADGSVRVR, from the coding sequence CACATACTTTGGTTGTCGCCGTTCTTGCTTTCGCGTTTATATGTGTGTCAGCGGGATACACCCAGCAAAGCGCCGAGCAGCTTTTTCAGTCCGGCTTATACAAAGAAGAAATCGCAGGGGAGTTGGATAATGCTATTAAGATATATGAGATGATTATTAGCAAGTATCCGGGAAACCGTTCGGTTGCGGCAAAGACACAGCTCCATATCGGACTGTGCAACGAAAAGCTGGGCAATGCAAAGGCCCGCACAGCCTACGAGCGCGTGGTGCGCGAATACGCCGATCAATCCGAGATTGTGGCGCAGGCGCGGGTGAGGCTGGCGGCGCTTGGCGGTCCCGGCGCCAGTGGGGGACTCGTCACACGCCGGGTTCTCGCAGACGCGTCCGGCGTCGGTGGGGTCTTGACCGCGGATGGCAAGTACATCAGAGGCATAGACTGGGAAACGGGTGACATGGTTCAGTTCGAAGTTGCCAGCGGACAGAAGAGCCGAATCACAAATAAGGGGTCCTGGAGCGAGACTGATAAGTCCTACGAGAACCAGGCATTCTCACGCGACGGAAAACAAATCGCATACACCTCGTATACGAAGGACTGGGACCCTCAACTGCGGATCAGAAACCTGGATGGTTCGGGCCTTCGCACACTTTACAGTGAGAAAGGCTCTTACGTTTATCCCTCGGACTGGTCGCCTGACGCAGGGTCCATCCTCGCACTTCGCGAGCGTAACAAGGTTATTGAACTAACACTGATCTCGACAGCGGACGGCTCTGTGCGCGTCAGGTAG